The segment ATACTTTGTAGTTTGTATCGAACTTTTCCATTTCAGCATCGGTTAACGCGAGATGGTGGGGGGTGACATCGGCAGAGATAGCGATGCCAGCCCGCTTCGCATCTCGAATATGTTCCACCGCAGCGCGGGTCGAGATGCACATTTCATGAACTCGCCCCCCCGTAAGTTCCACCAGGGCGATATCGCGAGAGACCATGATTTCTTCTGCGGCATTAGGCATACCACGCAGTCCGAGTTTCATCGAGTGAAAGCCTTCATGCATCACCCCCGATTCCACCATCTCCGGAACCTGTGGGTGATGAAAAATCGGTCGATTGAACATCCGCGTGTATTCCAGCGCGCGTCGCATGATCTCACTGTTCGCAACTGATTTTTTACCATCTGTGAACGCGAGCACGCCGCCATCGACAAGTTGGCCAATTTCGGCCAACTCTTCGGAGTCGTTGTTCTTGGTAATCGCTCCCAGAGGAGAAACATGGCAGTACCCTGCCCGCTCCGCTTGGAGATGAATAAACTCCGCCGCAGCCCGATTATCCACAACCGGTTGAGTATCGGGCAAAGTGCAAATCGTGGTGAACCCCCCGTGTATCGCGGCGTTCGAAACTGAGGCAACCGTTTCGTCCTCTTCATCGCCCGGTTCACGCACAGCGACATGCGTATCAATAAACCCCGGCGTGACAATGCAGCCCGCCGCTTCAATCACTTCATCCGCCGCCACGTCTTCATCGAGAATCCGGGTAATTTTTCCATTCTCAATGAACAGGTTCGCCGTTCGATCCAGCTTTTGTGAAGGATCAATCAGTCTCCCCTGACGAATCAGAATGCTGTTCATGAAGACAACCGTTGGTCTAAAAGGAAAGATAATGCGCGGGGTATTCCGCTTTCGATTTAAATTAAGTCTATTCGACGAATGTCTGCGAACCGGTGAACCGGTTTCAATTCAATTCTGCCGTTAATTATTCTGAGAGTATTCGTGTAACAGATGCAGGCAGGCCATCCGTATCAATAAGCCATTGGAGACTTGGTCGATAATGACCGACTGATCCCCGTCAGCCACCGCGGGAGTCAGCTCAACTCCACGGTTGATCGGCCCCGGCGCGAGAATCAATGCGTCCTTTTTGGCCCGCGCGAGTCGTTCGCTATTCATTCCAAACAGATGTGCGTATTCCCGAATCGAAGGGAAAAACGCCCCCCGTTGACGCTCAAACTGAATCCGAAGGAGATTGATGCAGTCTGTTTCCGGAAGAACCTCATCGAGGTTATGAGAAACTTCGACACCCAGTTCCGTGATCCGTTGGGGAATCAAGGTCGCTGGACCGCAGACAATCACACGGGCACCCAATTTGGTCAGCCCCCAGATATTCGACCGGGCAACGCGGCTGTGGAGAATGTCTCCCACCAATGTCACTGTCAACCCGGCAAGAGAACCACGATGTTGGCGAATCGTAAAAATGTCGAGTAAAGCCTGTGTCGGATGCTCTCGAGTTCCATCACCTGCGTTGAGCACCGGAACTTTCAAATGACGGGCAAGAAGCTGAGGAGCTCCCGGAGTTCGATGGCGAACGACCACTTGGGAAACGCCCATCGCTTCGATATTGCGAGCCGTATCGATGAACGTCTCTCCTTTAGAGAGACTGCTGCTGGCGGCAGTGAAATCGACGGTATCTGCGCTCAGGCGTTTGGCGGCCAGACTAAAACTGGTTCTGGTGCGGGTCGAGGGTTCAAAAAACAGATTGGCGATTGCCGTTCCATTCAGAAAGTCGAGCTTGGGTTTTCCCGAATCGGCCAGAGCTTTGAACTCAGCAGCGCGGTCAAGAATAATGGTGATTTCTTCAGCAGTGAGTTCTTCCAGTCCCAGAAGATGCTTTTTCGACCAGCCTTGTGTCATCTATTTATCCAACGAAGGAAAAGTTCTGGGAATAGACCACCGTAAGCCTCTATTAATAAGGCCGGTGGTCCCGCGAGCCGCACGGGCTTATCGACCCGGCGAGCATCACTCCGTTGGTCGCTGATCCTACCAAGGCCTCCCGCTTGCATCAATGATGAGCCCGACAGAGAATCGCCTGCGAATCTAATTTAGTCTGAAGGAGACTATAAACGGTCCCGAAACCCTCTATTGGGCCTCATTGAATCTAATCGTGTCGTCCAGAGATCAACCACAACCTGGTTTCAGGGCGGGCTCTCTTGGGACTTTATATTAGTTGATCTTCAGTCGAGAGTGGGAATCGCTTCCGCATTCATTCCAGGAAGTTCTTCTGTCAAACGGGGTACACCCTGAAAAGATTCGTCCAGAACAACCGAATTTGTTGCTCCACCATCCGTTTGACCAGTAAACTGCAGCGGAATCGCCATCACGCCATCCCACTGGTCAGGTCCCGCTTCGTAAATTCGGTCCTCGTTTTCAGCTGAGGGGCTTTTCCAAAGTGCGAATGAAAAATCCTCGTTCAGGAATGATTCATAGCCACTTACATAGAGTTCCGCACCATCGTTTCCAGATGGGGCAACACCTGCCAGGCCGAACAGGGCAGGAGCGGGACCACTCAGTTCAATCAAAGTCTGGTCCAGTTCCAGGCCAACAGGTTGCCGAGAATCAACCGTCTCGGCTCGATGTAGCATGACGAGAGAATACATTCCCCGGAACGTCGATTTTGTCAGTTTGAGATGGAGTTCCTCTGTCTGCGACGTATAAACAAGCGGCCCCATCCCCCGCTTGAAACAATTGACCAGTTGCATTTCTCCCAACGGGCTCAGCAATTTAAAGGCAGACCGGCGGGAAGAAAACGCACAATTTTCCGCACTGATTTTCGCCACTGAATAACTGTCCGGTGTTCCAGAACGCCAGGCAATTGCCGAAACGGGAGGTAACGATTCTGGAATCCCTTCCGAAAAGGAGCAATCGCTCATCATCAGTTCGTCAGCTTGAACACGCACCAGTTCATTCAAAGGAGCTGAGTTCGTCTGTGAAGATTGTTTGCGTCGAAAATGGACATTCACTAAGGTCAGCTTCACTGCGGAAAAAAAGGCGGGGTTGTCTTCCACCACAATCACAGGTCGCGACTTACTCGCGCCGACGATCGTTAAGGAGCCTACACCACGCATGTCCGGTGCCCGGAACGGTCCGTTCGAGGTGAGATACAATCGACCATTCTCATCAGCAGGAGGCAACTCCAGTAGCTGGGATTGTTGATTTTCAAACTCGGACAAACGCTCTTTCGCAGGAAACCCACTTGCGCTCGCCTGCTTGACTTCAGATTCCAGAGGAATCGTTAACGGAGTCGCTTCGATCTCAGGAAGCAATCGTGGTTCTTTCAGACCGGCAGGACCC is part of the Polystyrenella longa genome and harbors:
- a CDS encoding dihydroorotase, coding for MNSILIRQGRLIDPSQKLDRTANLFIENGKITRILDEDVAADEVIEAAGCIVTPGFIDTHVAVREPGDEEDETVASVSNAAIHGGFTTICTLPDTQPVVDNRAAAEFIHLQAERAGYCHVSPLGAITKNNDSEELAEIGQLVDGGVLAFTDGKKSVANSEIMRRALEYTRMFNRPIFHHPQVPEMVESGVMHEGFHSMKLGLRGMPNAAEEIMVSRDIALVELTGGRVHEMCISTRAAVEHIRDAKRAGIAISADVTPHHLALTDAEMEKFDTNYKVSPPLRDKDQIAALIEGLQDGTIEAITADHQPHADEKKHVEVDQAPFGIVGLETALSLCIKTLIDPGHLTWLQLIDKLTAGPARILNLEQKGTLRDGADADVTIFNPDEQWTVDVTKFKTLSKNSPFAGWELRGRIKTIIVNGLPRTL
- a CDS encoding aspartate carbamoyltransferase catalytic subunit, translating into MTQGWSKKHLLGLEELTAEEITIILDRAAEFKALADSGKPKLDFLNGTAIANLFFEPSTRTRTSFSLAAKRLSADTVDFTAASSSLSKGETFIDTARNIEAMGVSQVVVRHRTPGAPQLLARHLKVPVLNAGDGTREHPTQALLDIFTIRQHRGSLAGLTVTLVGDILHSRVARSNIWGLTKLGARVIVCGPATLIPQRITELGVEVSHNLDEVLPETDCINLLRIQFERQRGAFFPSIREYAHLFGMNSERLARAKKDALILAPGPINRGVELTPAVADGDQSVIIDQVSNGLLIRMACLHLLHEYSQNN